Proteins found in one Candidatus Desulfofervidus auxilii genomic segment:
- the glgA gene encoding glycogen synthase GlgA, giving the protein MKVLFVTSEATPFARTGGLAEFCGSLPIYLSNQGINTDIILPFYRCIKEGGYSLKLVIEKLRLGLGWRWLNFSVFQTYLKENIRVFLIEKDEFFDRSFLYGTEKEEYFDNAERFIFFTKAVLNFIEHYNESWDIIHCHDWQTALIPVYLKQNFYPQLNSIKTVLTIHNLGYQGIFPSETFSFTNLPADLFSINGLEFFGQINFLKGGIIFADFLTTVSPTYAKEIQTPHYGFGLDGVLKIYAHKLKGILNGVDYTIWNPEIDPYIAINYSNSNLEGKKICKEDLLATCGLPVDLKERPLLAMVSRLVEQKGIDILLPILEKLMQKGVCLIILGQGNKYYEDTLKSIAAAYPNQMKVEIKFDNILSHKIIAGADMLLMPSRYEPCGLAQMYAMKYGTIPIVHHTGGLADTVIDVNSEKKIGTGFKFYDYTAKAFLEAIERALFYFEQKKEMWYSLMQEAMRCDFSWEKSAHEYLLLYQSLL; this is encoded by the coding sequence GTGAAAGTCCTTTTTGTCACTTCTGAAGCAACTCCTTTTGCTCGCACTGGAGGGTTAGCAGAATTTTGTGGTAGTTTACCAATTTATTTATCCAATCAAGGTATAAATACAGATATTATTCTTCCTTTTTATCGTTGTATAAAAGAAGGTGGTTATTCTTTAAAATTAGTTATTGAAAAATTACGTCTTGGTTTAGGTTGGCGTTGGCTTAATTTTTCTGTTTTTCAAACTTATTTAAAAGAAAATATACGTGTTTTTCTTATTGAAAAAGATGAATTTTTTGATCGATCTTTTCTTTACGGCACTGAAAAAGAAGAATATTTTGATAATGCAGAAAGATTTATTTTTTTCACTAAAGCTGTTTTAAATTTTATTGAACATTATAATGAATCTTGGGATATTATTCATTGCCATGATTGGCAAACAGCTTTAATACCAGTTTACTTAAAACAAAATTTCTATCCTCAATTAAATTCAATAAAAACTGTTCTTACTATCCATAACTTAGGTTATCAGGGAATATTCCCATCAGAAACTTTTTCATTTACTAATCTTCCTGCAGATTTATTTTCTATAAATGGATTAGAATTTTTTGGGCAAATAAATTTTTTAAAAGGAGGAATTATTTTTGCCGACTTCTTAACAACTGTCAGCCCTACTTATGCAAAAGAAATTCAGACACCTCATTATGGTTTTGGTTTAGATGGAGTTTTAAAAATATATGCACATAAACTTAAGGGAATACTAAATGGAGTAGATTATACTATATGGAACCCTGAGATTGACCCTTATATTGCGATTAATTATTCAAATTCAAATTTAGAAGGGAAAAAAATATGTAAAGAGGACTTATTAGCTACATGTGGTTTACCAGTAGATTTAAAAGAAAGACCTTTATTAGCTATGGTAAGCAGATTAGTAGAACAAAAAGGGATAGATATTTTATTACCAATCTTAGAAAAGCTTATGCAAAAAGGAGTATGTTTGATTATATTAGGTCAGGGGAATAAATATTATGAAGATACTTTAAAAAGCATAGCTGCAGCTTATCCTAATCAAATGAAGGTAGAAATTAAATTTGATAATATCCTTTCACACAAAATTATAGCTGGAGCTGATATGTTGCTCATGCCCTCACGTTATGAACCATGTGGGCTTGCTCAAATGTATGCTATGAAATATGGTACAATCCCTATTGTGCACCATACCGGAGGTTTAGCAGATACTGTCATAGATGTAAACTCAGAAAAAAAGATAGGTACAGGATTTAAATTCTATGATTATACAGCAAAGGCTTTTTTAGAAGCTATTGAACGTGCATTATTTTATTTTGAACAAAAAAAAGAAATGTGGTATAGTCTTATGCAAGAAGCAATGAGGTGTGATTTTTCCTGGGAAAAATCTGCTCATGAATATCTTTTATTATATCAATCATTATTATAA
- a CDS encoding metal-dependent hydrolase, whose product MIKIVWLGHAAFKIEINGKKIYIDPWLENPQSPVKWQEIKDAEIVLVTHDHFDHTGQAIEIVKQSNGILVANVETARKFAEAGLSEKNIANNGYGLNIGGSFNINNITITMVQAYHSSSSGVATGYIISFQDINIYHAGDTGIFSEMQLISEIYPLTVALIPIGGVFTMDAYQAAKALKLLKPKLAIPMHYGTFPIIAPDANSFVEIAQKIAPEVKIVVLKPGEVYNIEK is encoded by the coding sequence ATGATAAAAATTGTGTGGTTAGGACATGCTGCTTTTAAAATAGAGATTAATGGAAAGAAAATCTATATTGATCCTTGGTTAGAAAACCCTCAATCTCCTGTTAAATGGCAAGAAATAAAAGATGCTGAAATCGTACTTGTTACTCATGATCATTTTGACCATACTGGTCAAGCAATTGAGATTGTTAAACAAAGTAATGGTATTCTTGTTGCTAATGTAGAAACAGCTAGAAAATTTGCTGAAGCTGGATTGTCTGAAAAAAATATTGCAAATAATGGATATGGTTTAAATATTGGAGGTTCTTTTAACATAAATAACATAACTATAACAATGGTTCAGGCTTACCATTCAAGTAGTAGTGGGGTTGCTACAGGTTATATTATTAGCTTTCAGGATATAAATATTTATCATGCAGGAGATACAGGTATTTTTAGTGAAATGCAACTGATTAGTGAAATTTATCCCTTAACAGTAGCATTAATTCCTATTGGAGGGGTTTTCACCATGGATGCTTATCAAGCAGCCAAAGCTTTAAAACTTCTAAAACCTAAATTAGCTATACCCATGCATTATGGTACTTTCCCTATTATTGCTCCAGATGCTAATTCTTTTGTTGAAATTGCACAAAAGATTGCACCGGAGGTAAAAATTGTAGTCTTAAAGCCTGGAGAAGTATATAATATTGAAAAATAG
- a CDS encoding acetyl-CoA carboxylase biotin carboxylase subunit, translating into MLKRRFKKILVANRGEIASRIIRAIKEWGSAAVAVYETPDAEARHVIQADEAVWLGDGPCFDYLSIEKMIAAAKRTGAEAIHPGYGFLAENPDFAKACREAGLVFIGPPTEVIKALGDKVIARKLMEEAGIPVVPGTDPLPSGEEGKEMALSFAKKYGFPLLIKAVGGGGGRGIRQVNNEEELLNQIPLAEAEAKSAFGDPRVYLEKYLPNPKHIEVQILGDEYGNVIHLGTRDCSIQRRHQKLVEIAPDMLNDKKLTSQICEAAIKAAKKVGYINAGTVEFLVKGKEFYFLEINTRLQVEHTVTEMITGVDIVRAQLEIAAGNPLPITQENVILRGHAIEMRINAEDPKNNFLPESGKKVLVYYSPGGFGVRLDGCAYPGYVVPQAYDSLLVKLTVYGLTWEEAVERLKRALNGFIIIGPKTTIPFYLQIVDDPDFRAGNFDTGYLETHPHLLNYKEEEQEVSKIARLIAEIHHRGFNPYAI; encoded by the coding sequence ATGTTGAAAAGAAGGTTTAAAAAAATTTTGGTAGCAAATAGAGGGGAAATTGCTTCAAGGATTATCAGAGCTATCAAAGAATGGGGAAGTGCAGCAGTAGCTGTTTATGAAACACCAGATGCAGAAGCAAGACATGTAATTCAAGCAGATGAAGCAGTTTGGTTAGGGGATGGGCCATGTTTTGATTATTTGAGTATTGAAAAGATGATTGCTGCAGCTAAGAGGACTGGAGCTGAAGCTATCCATCCAGGTTATGGCTTCCTTGCAGAAAATCCTGATTTTGCTAAAGCGTGCCGTGAAGCAGGATTAGTATTTATTGGCCCTCCTACAGAAGTAATTAAAGCATTAGGAGATAAAGTTATTGCTCGAAAACTTATGGAAGAAGCAGGTATTCCAGTAGTACCAGGTACAGACCCTTTACCTTCAGGAGAAGAAGGAAAAGAGATGGCTTTAAGTTTTGCTAAAAAATATGGTTTTCCTTTATTAATTAAAGCAGTAGGTGGTGGAGGAGGACGTGGAATTAGACAAGTAAATAATGAAGAAGAATTGCTTAATCAAATTCCTTTAGCTGAAGCTGAAGCTAAATCAGCATTTGGAGATCCCAGAGTTTATTTAGAAAAATATTTACCTAATCCCAAGCATATAGAAGTACAGATCCTAGGTGATGAATATGGTAATGTTATTCATCTAGGCACAAGAGATTGTTCTATTCAACGGCGCCATCAAAAATTAGTAGAAATTGCCCCAGATATGCTTAATGACAAAAAGCTTACTTCTCAAATCTGTGAAGCAGCAATTAAAGCTGCAAAAAAAGTAGGTTATATCAATGCTGGCACTGTTGAATTTCTCGTTAAAGGGAAGGAGTTTTATTTTTTAGAAATTAATACACGTTTGCAAGTAGAACATACTGTTACTGAAATGATAACAGGTGTAGATATTGTTAGAGCTCAATTGGAAATTGCTGCTGGTAATCCTTTACCCATTACTCAAGAAAATGTCATATTAAGAGGACATGCTATTGAAATGCGGATTAATGCTGAAGATCCAAAAAATAATTTTTTACCTGAATCAGGAAAAAAAGTACTTGTTTATTATTCTCCAGGAGGCTTTGGAGTAAGACTAGATGGATGTGCTTATCCTGGTTATGTTGTACCTCAAGCCTATGATTCCCTTTTAGTAAAATTAACTGTTTATGGTCTTACTTGGGAAGAAGCTGTAGAAAGGCTAAAAAGAGCATTAAATGGCTTTATTATTATTGGACCAAAAACAACAATCCCTTTTTATCTACAAATTGTAGATGACCCTGATTTTCGTGCTGGTAATTTTGATACTGGTTATTTGGAAACACATCCTCATCTTTTAAATTATAAAGAAGAGGAGCAAGAAGTTTCAAAAATTGCTAGATTAATTGCTGAAATTCATCATCGTGGTTTTAATCCCTATGCTATTTAA
- a CDS encoding Rho termination factor N-terminal domain-containing protein, whose protein sequence is MTLKEVKAIAKKMGLRIGRMKKAELIRSIQKAEGNIPCFATDRVYECGEENCLWREDCLKENKKSKK, encoded by the coding sequence ATGACTCTAAAAGAAGTAAAAGCAATTGCTAAAAAAATGGGATTAAGAATAGGACGAATGAAAAAAGCGGAATTGATTAGAAGTATTCAAAAAGCTGAAGGTAATATTCCTTGTTTTGCAACAGATCGAGTTTATGAATGTGGAGAAGAAAATTGCCTTTGGCGTGAGGATTGTTTGAAAGAAAATAAAAAATCTAAAAAGTGA
- a CDS encoding pyruvate carboxylase, producing the protein MRITRHMSVKEILEILRKAKGYYITNTQRDLSQSDFKNRILLHTDLLAAPYRDQAGYFSLEISGGASVHVDMLRKQVNPFLKLELLRQEMPNTMFQTLCRGINLFGYRPYPENVIRLTVKEFAKYIEVWRVFDFLNYVPNMIPVFEEVKKAGKVLEPCICFSTGPEHTDEFYVKKVKEIIEVTGEDIILCIKNHGGLGTPKRIGQLVKAIKQAFPELIIHYHGHNTDGNDIGRIVAAVMNGAKIVDAGDHALTGFFGPPPILTVIDTLEAYGYKAEGIDRNAVIATSQVLRKERLAYACFESQYKGFDPTVQIHKLPGGAMGSSLEQAEKGGFLHLMPKILLEELPRVHRELGNWWSVTPGSQILWTTAVDNVLSGERYANPSGDLKNLLLGRYGPFPFYWPSDEIYKKVFGPDWKKIVDEQWGLEEIKPVDLEAEKKTLEEKIGRKATTEELVLYLQHPTDAIAFFKFEEQFGKTFVLPPQIWFRQGGFKIGEKITFTDYKGKLHIIEVGPTHETDGKKVTHFTIDLHPVVLVTEIEEKKVAVTALTREEIDALAQVGDIRAPFNASIQKIEVKIGDIVKSGDVVIIIEAMKMQTPLISEVEGTVEKIFVKEGDQVKMGDRLVLIRKK; encoded by the coding sequence ATGAGAATTACCCGACACATGTCTGTAAAAGAAATTTTAGAAATATTAAGAAAAGCTAAAGGTTATTATATCACTAACACTCAAAGAGATTTATCTCAGTCAGATTTTAAAAATAGAATTTTGCTTCATACTGACCTTTTAGCTGCCCCTTATCGTGATCAAGCTGGTTATTTTTCTTTGGAAATCAGTGGTGGTGCTTCAGTGCATGTGGATATGCTTAGAAAACAAGTTAATCCTTTTTTAAAATTAGAATTACTACGGCAAGAAATGCCCAATACTATGTTTCAAACACTTTGCCGTGGTATTAATCTTTTTGGCTATAGACCCTATCCAGAAAATGTAATTAGGTTAACAGTAAAGGAATTTGCTAAATATATAGAAGTATGGAGAGTTTTTGATTTTCTTAACTATGTCCCTAATATGATTCCTGTCTTTGAAGAAGTTAAAAAAGCTGGAAAGGTTCTTGAACCATGTATTTGTTTTTCTACAGGTCCTGAACATACAGATGAATTTTATGTAAAAAAAGTGAAAGAAATTATTGAAGTTACAGGTGAAGATATTATCTTATGTATTAAAAATCATGGTGGTCTTGGCACACCTAAAAGAATTGGACAATTAGTTAAAGCAATTAAACAGGCATTTCCTGAACTTATTATTCACTATCACGGTCATAATACAGATGGTAATGACATTGGTCGGATTGTGGCAGCAGTAATGAATGGAGCAAAAATTGTTGATGCTGGCGATCATGCCTTAACAGGATTTTTTGGTCCTCCTCCTATATTAACTGTTATTGATACTCTTGAAGCTTATGGATATAAAGCTGAAGGTATTGATAGAAATGCTGTTATTGCCACTTCACAAGTATTACGTAAAGAAAGATTAGCTTATGCTTGTTTTGAATCTCAGTATAAGGGCTTTGATCCAACTGTTCAGATACATAAATTGCCAGGTGGAGCAATGGGCAGTAGCCTTGAACAAGCAGAAAAGGGTGGTTTTCTTCATTTAATGCCAAAGATTTTATTAGAAGAACTCCCTCGTGTACATCGGGAACTTGGAAATTGGTGGAGTGTAACACCAGGTTCACAAATACTTTGGACAACAGCTGTAGATAATGTACTTTCTGGTGAACGTTATGCTAACCCTAGTGGTGATTTAAAAAATCTGCTTTTAGGTCGTTATGGGCCATTTCCTTTTTATTGGCCTAGTGATGAAATTTATAAAAAAGTATTTGGACCTGATTGGAAAAAAATAGTTGATGAACAATGGGGTTTAGAAGAGATAAAACCAGTAGATTTAGAAGCAGAAAAAAAGACCCTTGAAGAAAAGATTGGAAGAAAGGCTACAACAGAAGAGCTTGTTCTTTATCTTCAACATCCTACTGATGCTATAGCTTTTTTTAAATTTGAAGAACAATTTGGCAAAACATTTGTTCTTCCACCACAAATTTGGTTTAGACAAGGTGGATTTAAGATAGGAGAAAAAATTACTTTTACTGACTACAAAGGTAAATTACATATTATTGAAGTAGGACCTACTCATGAAACTGATGGGAAAAAAGTTACACATTTTACCATTGATTTACATCCAGTAGTATTGGTTACAGAAATAGAGGAGAAAAAAGTAGCTGTTACAGCACTTACGCGAGAAGAAATAGATGCCCTTGCTCAAGTAGGAGATATTCGGGCACCTTTTAATGCTAGTATACAAAAAATTGAAGTAAAAATTGGAGATATTGTTAAATCAGGAGATGTTGTTATTATAATTGAGGCTATGAAGATGCAAACACCTTTAATTAGTGAAGTAGAAGGGACAGTAGAAAAAATTTTTGTTAAAGAAGGTGATCAGGTTAAAATGGGAGATCGCCTTGTTTTAATTAGGAAAAAATAA
- a CDS encoding DUF1926 domain-containing protein, which yields MPKYYLPFAIHLHQPVGNFEKILEKAVYKCYAPFLKTIEKFPNFRFSLHISGPLWEWFEVRFPHLIDLIARLVERKQIELMAGGFYEPLLPFIPERDAKGQLSYMLNYLKNRFGVVSEGLWLTERVWTPELPKLLVPLGIKYTLVDDTHFFNAGLNKKDIHGYFITEKEGYCLFIFPIDKKLRYLIPFKDPKDIFEYFESFFTNTEGNTLTYGDDGEKFGLWPNTWQLVYKKRWLEKFLSFLEKENKIEILPLKEFLEKFPPRARIYLPPASYEEMMEWSFLPEFGARYLEFIDFLKSEKKWERYQPFVRGSNWDNFLRKYEESNLMHKKMILVSEKVAKNFPKYELSNLPLAIKHLWKAQCNCAYWHGIFGGLYLGHLRSAVYQNLIAAENALPNKDIEIIFKDYDCDGRKEWLFSSPKINAYIKPTYGGALILLEWREKKLNLTHVLTRRPETYHVKIREKINQPKKEKTDDVKTIHEQFKLKQPNLDKYLVYDWHYRFNFLDHFLSNKINLFTFSQSKYQDLGDFTTEPYEIFDWGKEENGAFLILKRNGNINGFGTLELIKQFKILTEGEIIVHYQLFPTFSSNLRFATELNLFLPNWDLIINEEKYNILKAREFKKISKFTLINYNNSIHISAKQPFHLWIFPIYTVNLSESGAEKTYQGTCFVFITKFNFKKDKIFIQEWQLKLSN from the coding sequence ATGCCAAAATATTATCTCCCTTTTGCTATTCATTTACATCAGCCTGTTGGTAACTTTGAAAAGATTTTAGAAAAAGCAGTATATAAATGTTATGCACCTTTTCTTAAAACTATAGAAAAATTTCCAAACTTTCGTTTTAGCCTTCATATTTCAGGTCCTTTATGGGAGTGGTTCGAGGTGCGTTTTCCTCATCTTATAGATTTAATTGCTAGATTGGTAGAAAGAAAACAAATAGAACTTATGGCTGGCGGTTTTTATGAACCATTATTGCCTTTTATTCCAGAAAGAGATGCTAAAGGGCAACTTTCTTATATGCTTAACTATTTAAAAAATCGTTTTGGTGTAGTTTCTGAAGGCTTATGGCTAACTGAAAGAGTTTGGACCCCTGAATTGCCAAAGCTTTTAGTACCCTTAGGTATAAAATACACACTAGTAGATGACACTCATTTTTTTAATGCTGGATTAAACAAAAAAGACATTCATGGTTATTTCATTACTGAAAAAGAAGGTTATTGTCTCTTTATTTTCCCTATTGATAAAAAATTACGCTACCTTATTCCTTTCAAAGATCCAAAAGATATTTTTGAATATTTTGAAAGTTTTTTTACTAATACAGAAGGAAATACATTAACTTATGGAGATGATGGAGAAAAATTTGGACTTTGGCCTAATACTTGGCAATTGGTTTATAAAAAAAGATGGCTTGAAAAATTTCTTTCTTTTTTAGAAAAAGAAAACAAAATTGAAATACTTCCTTTAAAAGAATTTTTAGAAAAATTTCCTCCACGTGCTCGGATTTATCTTCCTCCTGCTTCTTATGAAGAAATGATGGAATGGTCATTTTTACCTGAATTTGGTGCACGCTATCTTGAATTTATTGATTTTTTAAAATCAGAAAAAAAATGGGAAAGATATCAGCCATTTGTGCGAGGTAGTAATTGGGATAATTTTTTGCGAAAATATGAAGAGAGTAATCTTATGCATAAAAAAATGATTCTTGTAAGTGAAAAAGTGGCAAAAAATTTTCCAAAATATGAGCTTTCAAATCTTCCTTTAGCTATTAAACATCTATGGAAAGCTCAGTGCAATTGTGCTTATTGGCATGGAATCTTTGGTGGATTATATTTAGGACATTTACGCTCAGCTGTTTATCAAAATCTTATTGCTGCTGAAAATGCCTTACCTAATAAAGATATTGAAATAATATTTAAAGACTATGACTGTGATGGAAGAAAAGAATGGCTATTTTCCTCTCCTAAAATAAATGCCTATATCAAACCAACTTATGGTGGGGCTTTAATTTTACTAGAGTGGCGAGAAAAAAAACTAAATCTTACTCATGTTCTTACTCGTCGTCCTGAAACATATCATGTTAAAATCAGAGAAAAAATTAATCAACCAAAAAAAGAAAAAACAGATGATGTGAAAACTATCCATGAACAATTTAAATTGAAACAACCAAATTTGGATAAATATCTTGTTTATGACTGGCATTATCGTTTTAATTTTTTAGACCATTTTTTAAGTAACAAAATAAATTTGTTTACATTTAGTCAGTCAAAATATCAAGATTTGGGAGATTTTACTACTGAACCTTATGAAATTTTTGATTGGGGAAAAGAAGAAAATGGAGCTTTTCTTATATTAAAAAGAAATGGAAATATAAATGGATTTGGAACATTAGAATTAATAAAACAATTTAAGATTCTTACTGAAGGAGAAATTATTGTACATTATCAACTATTTCCTACATTTTCTTCCAATCTTCGATTTGCTACTGAACTTAATCTTTTCTTACCAAATTGGGATTTGATAATAAATGAGGAAAAATATAATATTTTAAAGGCAAGAGAATTTAAAAAAATTTCAAAATTTACTTTGATTAATTATAATAATTCTATCCATATTTCTGCCAAACAGCCATTTCATTTATGGATTTTCCCAATCTATACAGTAAACCTTTCAGAATCTGGTGCAGAAAAAACTTATCAAGGCACTTGTTTTGTTTTTATAACCAAATTTAATTTTAAAAAAGACAAAATTTTTATACAAGAATGGCAATTAAAATTATCAAATTAA
- the queC gene encoding 7-cyano-7-deazaguanine synthase QueC: MKKLAVVLVSGGLDSCVTTAIAAQEYELALLHVNYGQRTEKRELKAFEDIANYYKAKYRLVVSLNFLKEIGGSSLTDTQIPIPEYVLEDKEVLTTYVPFRNTHLIAIGVSWAEVIGAEKIFIGAMEEDSSGYPDCREEYFKAYNRLIELGTKPETHIEIVTPVIHMKKWEVVKKGAELKAPFHLTWSCYQNETVACGKCPSCLLRLRAFALAGIEDPLPYALKPKVI, translated from the coding sequence ATGAAAAAATTAGCAGTAGTGTTAGTAAGTGGTGGATTAGATAGTTGTGTAACAACAGCTATTGCTGCACAAGAATATGAGCTTGCTTTATTACATGTGAATTATGGTCAACGCACAGAAAAAAGAGAATTGAAGGCTTTTGAAGATATTGCCAATTATTATAAAGCAAAATATCGTTTAGTAGTTTCTTTAAATTTTTTAAAAGAAATTGGAGGTTCAAGTCTTACAGATACGCAGATTCCAATACCAGAGTATGTATTAGAAGATAAAGAAGTCCTTACTACTTATGTACCTTTTCGCAATACCCATCTTATTGCTATAGGTGTTTCTTGGGCAGAAGTAATTGGTGCAGAAAAGATTTTTATAGGAGCAATGGAAGAAGATAGTAGTGGATATCCAGATTGTCGTGAGGAATATTTTAAGGCTTATAATCGATTGATAGAATTAGGAACAAAACCTGAAACACATATTGAGATTGTAACACCTGTTATTCACATGAAGAAATGGGAAGTAGTGAAAAAAGGAGCTGAACTTAAAGCTCCTTTTCACCTTACTTGGTCATGTTATCAAAATGAAACTGTTGCTTGTGGTAAATGCCCTTCTTGTCTATTACGTCTTAGAGCCTTTGCCTTAGCTGGTATAGAAGATCCTTTACCTTATGCTTTAAAACCTAAAGTAATTTAA
- a CDS encoding DUF3536 domain-containing protein has translation MSKFVCFHGHFYQPPREDPWLEQIEFQETALPYHDWNERITAECYLPNAYARRLDSEGFIIEILNNYEEISFNFGPTLLRWFEKHKPDILKKIVQADKKSCLYYNGHGNAIAQVYNHIIMPLATTKDKITQIRWGIEAFKYFFGRSPEGMWLPETAVDNETLALMAKEGIKFTILAPKQALKIRPLSSKDEKIWCQVEENTLDIAQPYRCYPTKDTSIDIFFYHSPLSHGIAFGNLLHNGEILAKQIEAAFSKDEGLISIVTDGETFGHHWKFGEMALAYAIYHFSHHSDIKLTNFSYFLSQFPPKYEVVIKENTAWSCAHGLGRWERDCGCCTGFHPEWHQKWRRPFRDALNWLRDKIHSFFEEIGSQYFYDPWAARDDYIKIVLNPSFETKEEFWQKHSNYLPQKEKIKALKLLEMQYYSQLMFTSCGWFFDDISGLEAKQNLRYAARAIQLAKDFNLDLEKGFLKILKKAKSNLPEYGDGAQIYQKQIRPHLYDFQRIAVHFSFNHLLKEPLSKTSFYTLNVEVKKHEIYKAGGNSLLFEHLLITHQRTEEKKEFLTVILHLGGLDLIGTAFSTLNETIVENYKKLFQELAFYQIKAKLEKFSNCYKIQNIFLDDRRKLALKLLKDKLETFENTYASFYQENKSLMLSLKQLHIPLPEGFLAIAKTVLSKEAYKECQKKLLGKKNYFKEVLEEAKILGLKLDTLDIKNLLEDYIKTNLKKIKETFDFNVIKQIQNALDLYQSLSPQLDLCHIQNDFWDTIISLKAQLNILPKAIISLGEKLKFRLEI, from the coding sequence ATGTCTAAGTTTGTCTGTTTCCATGGTCATTTTTATCAACCTCCTCGAGAAGACCCCTGGTTAGAACAGATTGAATTTCAAGAAACAGCTTTACCTTATCATGATTGGAACGAAAGGATCACAGCTGAATGTTATTTGCCGAATGCATATGCAAGACGTTTGGATAGTGAAGGTTTTATCATTGAAATTTTGAATAATTATGAAGAAATAAGTTTTAATTTTGGTCCTACACTTTTGCGTTGGTTTGAAAAACATAAACCAGACATTTTAAAAAAGATTGTTCAAGCAGATAAAAAAAGCTGTCTTTATTATAATGGACATGGTAATGCTATTGCTCAAGTATATAATCATATCATTATGCCTTTGGCCACAACTAAAGATAAAATTACACAAATACGTTGGGGAATTGAAGCCTTTAAATACTTTTTTGGACGTTCACCTGAAGGAATGTGGCTTCCAGAAACTGCAGTAGATAATGAAACACTTGCCTTAATGGCAAAAGAGGGTATTAAATTTACTATTTTAGCACCAAAACAAGCATTAAAAATTCGTCCACTTTCCTCAAAAGATGAAAAAATTTGGTGTCAAGTGGAAGAAAATACCTTAGACATTGCTCAACCTTACCGTTGTTATCCGACTAAAGATACATCTATTGACATTTTCTTTTATCATAGCCCACTTTCACATGGAATTGCTTTTGGCAATCTGTTACATAATGGAGAAATACTTGCAAAACAGATTGAAGCTGCTTTTTCAAAGGATGAAGGTCTCATCAGTATAGTCACTGATGGAGAAACATTTGGACATCATTGGAAATTTGGAGAAATGGCACTTGCTTATGCAATTTATCATTTTTCCCATCATTCTGACATAAAATTGACTAATTTTTCTTATTTTTTGAGTCAATTTCCTCCAAAATATGAAGTAGTTATAAAAGAGAATACTGCTTGGAGTTGTGCACATGGATTGGGACGATGGGAAAGAGATTGTGGTTGTTGCACAGGCTTTCATCCAGAGTGGCATCAGAAGTGGCGTAGACCTTTTAGAGATGCCCTTAACTGGTTAAGAGACAAAATTCATTCTTTTTTTGAAGAGATAGGTAGTCAATATTTTTATGACCCTTGGGCTGCTCGTGATGATTATATTAAAATTGTATTAAATCCCTCTTTTGAAACAAAAGAAGAATTTTGGCAAAAACATAGCAATTATCTTCCTCAAAAAGAAAAGATAAAAGCATTAAAACTCCTTGAAATGCAATATTATAGTCAATTAATGTTTACTAGTTGTGGTTGGTTCTTTGATGATATTTCTGGACTTGAAGCTAAACAAAACTTACGTTATGCAGCAAGAGCCATTCAACTTGCGAAGGATTTTAATCTAGACTTAGAAAAAGGATTTCTCAAAATACTTAAAAAAGCAAAAAGCAATTTACCAGAGTATGGTGATGGTGCTCAGATTTATCAAAAACAAATACGCCCTCATCTTTATGATTTTCAACGTATAGCTGTTCATTTTAGCTTTAATCATCTTTTAAAAGAACCTTTATCAAAAACATCTTTTTATACTTTAAATGTAGAAGTAAAAAAACATGAGATTTATAAAGCAGGTGGAAATTCTTTGCTTTTTGAACATCTTTTAATCACACATCAACGCACAGAGGAAAAAAAAGAATTTCTAACAGTTATACTCCATCTTGGTGGATTAGACCTAATAGGAACAGCCTTTTCAACATTAAATGAAACAATAGTTGAAAATTATAAAAAGCTTTTCCAAGAATTAGCTTTTTACCAAATTAAAGCTAAATTAGAAAAATTTTCAAATTGTTATAAAATTCAAAACATTTTTTTGGACGACCGTAGAAAGCTTGCTCTTAAATTGTTAAAAGATAAATTGGAAACATTTGAAAATACTTATGCTAGTTTTTATCAAGAAAATAAAAGTTTGATGCTTTCTTTAAAACAACTTCATATCCCTTTACCAGAAGGCTTTTTAGCTATTGCTAAAACTGTGTTGAGTAAAGAAGCCTATAAAGAATGTCAGAAAAAACTTCTAGGAAAGAAAAATTATTTTAAAGAAGTTCTTGAAGAGGCTAAAATATTAGGATTGAAATTAGATACATTAGATATAAAAAATCTTTTAGAAGATTATATTAAAACAAATCTTAAAAAAATTAAAGAAACATTTGATTTTAATGTTATCAAACAAATTCAAAATGCTTTGGATCTCTATCAAAGTCTTTCCCCCCAATTGGATTTATGTCATATTCAGAACGATTTTTGGGATACTATTATTTCACTTAAAGCACAATTAAATATTTTGCCTAAAGCTATTATTTCTTTAGGGGAAAAACTTAAATTTAGATTAGAAATATAA